In Leptolyngbya sp. O-77, the genomic window GTTTGGTAGCCCCAGAAAATCGCGGCTCCCAGAATCGTGCCGACGTTATTGCCTGCGCCGCCCAACACCACAATCGTCCAGGCGTTGAAGGTGACGAGGGGCTGGAAGTTGTCGGGATAGACAGTGGTGAGCTGCCAGGCGTAAAGGGAACCCGCGATGCCCGCCAAAAAGCCGCCGATCGCCAGAGATTGCAGCTTGTAGGCGAAGACGTTTTTGCCCAGAGCGCGGGCAACGGCTTCGTCTTCGCGGATGGCTTTGAGGACGCGGCCCCAGGGCGATCGCACCAACCGCTCCAATCCCCAAAAGATCAGCGCCAACAGCACCACCGACACCAGCATCAGCCCGGCTTTGCTGGGGTTGCGGTCGTAGTGATACAGCGCCGAGGCGGAATAGCCATAGACCCAGAGGCCCAGCGCCGCGCAGACCAGCGCCGCCACCGTTCCCAAGCTGTTAGACCAGGCAGGAATTCTGGCATCTGCCAGCTTGCCCAGCCACACATAAAGCCAGACCAGCGCCACCATCGCCACTAGCAGCATTGCGCCCAGCAGCCAATAAGGAACCGTGCCCAGTTGCTTGAGCGTGCTAGAGACATAACCCAACCCAATCACCAGCAGCGTCAGAGACAGCAGGTAGCCCAGCGACAGGGCCACGCCGTTGGTCAAGTGCGCTGGAGGAATGGACTTCACCGTTTGCCGCAGCCAGCGCCAGAACCGCCAGTAGGCCAACCC contains:
- a CDS encoding branched-chain amino acid ABC transporter permease; amino-acid sequence: MEGFVVSLVIFAAIFAIFALGLNLQWGFTGLINFGQVAFMTIGAYATVLLSLQGVPLWLGALVGAGLAALLGLGIGFATLRLREDYLAIVTIGVAEMVRLIAENEDWLTRGTFGLQGFPLPLATWNPNWLGRSLMVVILTAIAGLAYWRFWRWLRQTVKSIPPAHLTNGVALSLGYLLSLTLLVIGLGYVSSTLKQLGTVPYWLLGAMLLVAMVALVWLYVWLGKLADARIPAWSNSLGTVAALVCAALGLWVYGYSASALYHYDRNPSKAGLMLVSVVLLALIFWGLERLVRSPWGRVLKAIREDEAVARALGKNVFAYKLQSLAIGGFLAGIAGSLYAWQLTTVYPDNFQPLVTFNAWTIVVLGGAGNNVGTILGAAIFWGYQTVTRFFLRDVIPLDDARLGAFRVMLIGLLLMILMVWRPQGILGNKDELTLGK